A region from the Streptomyces tsukubensis genome encodes:
- a CDS encoding helix-turn-helix domain-containing protein: protein MNRADLGKTLRDMRVACGKQAKVVARSAAMSPSKLSKIENGALTPSVLDVERILEALEVPAEIKANLAEAARRAATESTAWRVYRRTGLHKHQEDIRAIEAGTTLLRVFQPSCIPGLLQTPEYIRAVQQSSELSDDALEKMIGARLRRQEVLYARSRSFRFVITESVLRWRLIPAPMMAAQLDKLITMSRLPNVAIAAVPLSAPMPELPTSSFTLFDGRLAMVEIPHAEITTTEIRDIELYAAKFDTFGRIALSGESMRDFTASIRDDFLKEQEIS, encoded by the coding sequence GTGAACAGGGCCGACCTGGGTAAGACGCTGCGGGACATGCGAGTAGCCTGCGGAAAGCAGGCGAAAGTAGTTGCCCGCAGCGCAGCCATGTCCCCGAGTAAGCTGAGCAAGATTGAGAACGGGGCGTTGACCCCCTCCGTCCTCGACGTCGAGCGCATCCTGGAGGCTTTGGAGGTACCCGCCGAAATAAAGGCGAACCTGGCCGAGGCAGCCCGCAGGGCAGCCACGGAGTCCACAGCGTGGCGCGTCTATCGGCGCACGGGTCTGCACAAGCACCAGGAAGATATTCGGGCCATAGAGGCCGGAACAACCCTGCTCAGGGTCTTCCAGCCTTCCTGCATTCCCGGCCTGCTCCAGACCCCCGAGTACATCCGGGCGGTTCAGCAGAGTTCGGAGCTGTCCGACGACGCACTGGAGAAAATGATCGGCGCACGCCTCCGCCGACAGGAGGTTCTCTACGCCCGATCCCGGAGTTTCCGATTCGTGATTACCGAGTCGGTGCTCAGATGGAGACTGATTCCGGCTCCCATGATGGCTGCGCAACTGGACAAGCTCATCACTATGTCCAGACTGCCGAACGTTGCCATCGCCGCCGTCCCGTTGAGCGCACCCATGCCCGAGCTGCCCACATCTTCCTTCACTCTCTTCGACGGCCGGCTCGCCATGGTCGAGATCCCTCATGCAGAAATCACCACCACCGAGATTCGGGATATCGAGCTGTACGCGGCCAAGTTCGACACCTTCGGCAGAATCGCCCTTTCAGGTGAAAGCATGCGGGACTTCACCGCAAGCATCCGGGACGACTTCTTGAAAGAACAGGAAATCTCCTAG
- a CDS encoding glycine-rich domain-containing protein produces MLNSPAALRHGRDLVSAKLFESLAAFCAEEYDLEPTAADQVMDQAIAFVYVLGSQKAFDMAPSKQVDPGWHSFMLHTQQYAAWCQEQFGYFVHHVPNTGVRTHGLMRTVSDRIRAAGFEVDAHLWSTTAECNPPACCGDGDGC; encoded by the coding sequence ATGCTGAATAGTCCCGCCGCCTTACGGCACGGGCGCGACCTCGTCAGTGCGAAGCTTTTCGAGAGCCTCGCAGCGTTCTGCGCGGAAGAATACGATCTGGAACCGACCGCGGCCGACCAGGTAATGGACCAGGCCATCGCCTTCGTGTACGTCCTGGGCAGCCAGAAGGCGTTCGACATGGCGCCCAGCAAGCAAGTGGACCCCGGCTGGCACTCGTTCATGCTCCACACCCAGCAGTACGCCGCCTGGTGTCAGGAGCAGTTCGGCTACTTCGTCCACCACGTCCCGAACACCGGGGTGCGGACACACGGACTGATGAGGACCGTTTCCGACCGGATCAGGGCAGCCGGGTTTGAAGTCGACGCCCATCTGTGGAGCACCACGGCCGAGTGCAACCCGCCTGCCTGCTGCGGCGACGGCGACGGCTGCTGA
- a CDS encoding DUF6879 family protein produces MSISSAEFEKLFSDFRREAFRLETLDDYSGSSDPEMIRAFLAGEPQPDDYNQEWADEVRGNVDSGKRMYRVHILSRPLTDYLRFELGWGYRKNAVAGEEFFILDITDRPNPLEGIPDFWMFDESSVVSMNYGESGRFLGAESHPDPAEWTAHRDLALSRAVPFAEWWERYGDM; encoded by the coding sequence GTGAGCATCTCGTCCGCTGAGTTCGAGAAGTTGTTCTCCGACTTCCGCCGGGAAGCCTTCCGGCTGGAGACCCTGGACGACTACAGCGGATCGTCCGACCCGGAGATGATCCGTGCGTTTCTGGCCGGTGAGCCCCAACCGGACGACTACAACCAGGAATGGGCCGACGAGGTACGGGGCAACGTCGACTCCGGTAAGCGCATGTACCGCGTCCATATCCTCTCGCGCCCCCTGACGGATTACCTCCGGTTCGAACTCGGCTGGGGCTACCGGAAGAACGCAGTTGCCGGAGAGGAGTTCTTCATCCTCGACATCACGGACCGGCCGAACCCGCTGGAAGGCATTCCGGACTTCTGGATGTTCGACGAATCCTCCGTGGTCTCGATGAACTACGGAGAGTCCGGCAGGTTCCTGGGGGCCGAATCCCACCCGGACCCTGCGGAGTGGACGGCCCACCGGGACCTCGCGCTGAGCAGAGCCGTGCCGTTCGCCGAATGGTGGGAGCGGTACGGGGACATGTGA
- a CDS encoding MFS transporter — translation MTAGAPGPDTSGDSSLWRHGDFLKLWFGETLSLVGAHVTNLALPLTAISAFQATDEQVGVLRFLQLVPYLGLALLFGVWVDRSRRRRLMIGANTVRMALLALVPLLHWLDALDMVTLMVIACAVGTASVLFDVSWMSYVPSLVRDPKRYVEAGAKLSAGASAADVAGPGVAGVLVAALTAPVALIVDAVSYLVSIVSLLLIRSREPRPAQPAERRQLRAELRDGLRWVFRNPVLRSLALIGFCCNFSMISVWTMFLLYGTGDLGLGPATIGGIFAAASLGGLTGAAISRRIIRRFPLGRVYLVSQSALLLGPVLVAVAAGPRPVMVGLFVLSFLTTYLGLGVAGVIIVSLRQISTPQELMGRMTASFRTLLFGGGALGGLAGGLLSGAIGARGALTVAAIGSAAVVVALFRSPVTRLTAMPSPAREPDTVR, via the coding sequence TTGACGGCCGGCGCACCCGGCCCGGATACGTCCGGCGACAGCAGCCTCTGGCGCCATGGCGACTTCCTCAAACTGTGGTTCGGCGAAACCCTTTCGCTGGTCGGCGCGCATGTCACCAACCTCGCCCTGCCACTGACCGCCATCAGCGCCTTCCAGGCCACCGACGAGCAGGTGGGTGTGCTGCGCTTCCTGCAGCTCGTGCCCTATCTCGGCCTCGCCCTGCTCTTCGGGGTCTGGGTGGACCGGTCCCGCAGGCGCCGTCTGATGATCGGCGCCAATACGGTCCGGATGGCCCTGCTCGCCCTGGTGCCGCTGCTCCACTGGCTGGACGCCCTCGACATGGTGACCCTGATGGTGATCGCCTGCGCCGTCGGCACCGCCTCCGTACTCTTCGACGTCAGCTGGATGTCGTACGTGCCGAGCCTGGTGCGTGACCCCAAGCGGTACGTCGAAGCGGGCGCGAAACTCAGCGCCGGAGCCTCCGCGGCCGATGTGGCAGGCCCCGGGGTCGCCGGGGTACTCGTCGCCGCGCTGACCGCGCCCGTCGCACTGATCGTCGACGCCGTCTCCTATCTGGTGTCCATCGTCTCGCTGCTGCTCATCCGGAGCCGTGAACCGCGGCCCGCGCAACCGGCCGAGCGGCGGCAGCTGCGGGCCGAACTCCGGGACGGTCTGCGCTGGGTCTTCCGCAACCCCGTCCTGCGGTCCCTCGCGCTGATCGGCTTCTGCTGCAACTTTTCGATGATCTCCGTCTGGACCATGTTCCTGCTGTACGGAACGGGCGATCTCGGGCTCGGCCCGGCGACCATCGGCGGCATCTTCGCCGCGGCCTCTCTCGGTGGACTGACCGGAGCCGCGATCTCCCGCAGGATCATCCGGCGCTTCCCGCTCGGGCGCGTCTACCTCGTGTCCCAGTCCGCACTGCTGCTCGGCCCCGTCCTGGTCGCCGTGGCCGCGGGGCCCCGGCCCGTGATGGTGGGGCTCTTCGTCCTCTCGTTCCTCACCACCTACCTCGGGCTGGGGGTGGCGGGCGTCATCATCGTGAGCCTGCGCCAGATCAGCACGCCACAGGAGCTGATGGGCCGGATGACGGCCTCCTTCCGGACCCTGCTCTTCGGCGGCGGCGCCCTCGGCGGCCTGGCCGGAGGCCTGCTCTCCGGCGCCATCGGCGCCCGCGGCGCGCTGACGGTCGCGGCGATCGGCTCCGCCGCCGTCGTGGTCGCGCTCTTCCGGTCGCCCGTCACCCGGCTGACGGCCATGCCCTCGCCGGCCCGGGAACCGGACACGGTCCGATGA